ATTTAAGCTGTGgataaagtaaatttttttatctaaaaggcattcaataaaaatttgtatattGAACATCAAATTacacttattttctttttcctttaacatgatataaaaatgagaaagaaaatatgaaatttaaaataatgacagaaaaataaaataaataaataaaaaaaaaattgcattgacAACATTTAAGCTAGCTAGACCAAGGGCCTCCTTTCATCATCTTCACCTACAGAATCCTGCAGTTCCCCCAACTCTTCATCAGCAGTAGTAGATTTTGCAGTATTGGTTTTTGGAGATGAATTTAAGGCTCTCTTAGTGATTATAGGTTTGTTTTCAGGCAACATCTTCAATGTGATACCCATAGCTATGAGTATTAGTCCACTCCCATGTTGTTCTGTTAATGGTTTTGTAAATATCAAGTATGATAGTAGCAATGTCACTGCCTTTCTTGCTGTTGTTATCTGTCATTGAAGAAATCAATGAATTGAAATAAGTTAATATTACATACATTATGTGACAAGAATTGAAATTTCATCTCATATACAGTGCTCATACGTTCCGTAAGCATAACTCAGATAGTAAAGGGCACAGGTTTGAACCGACAACTCTCCATTTCTCAGcacttaggctatgtttggattggtggtaaaggatggaatggaatggaatgaagtggtaactaactaagttccattgtttggatttacaaaaaataaatggaGTGGAATGGAACACAATGGAACTCATTCCATCCTATATCATCcaatcttctaattttcttttcccTCCAAATTGGGGTGTATGCAAtggaatgaatatttataaaatatatccaaacaatggaataatATCTTTACTCCATTCCGCTCcgttccactccattccattatgttccattccgctccattccattttgtaccaccaatccaaacatagtcttagtgtgtgtgtgtgtctgtgtGTGAGTTTCGCCATTAGGCTATTTGaagccaaaaaataaaataaaaatatggtggtatgacaaattaatttttaagattttcatCTCATTGTATCGAATTAACAACTTCAGTTATGATTGAATCGAGAACCAAAGTTTAATCCATGACTAAAACAATATTTGGACAAACTTTATTTACTTCTCGGCCGAGCTCAGAGTTATCAGGGCAATTCAAATTCAAGTATTTAATAAAGATGCACAAGGTCAATGAGGGACAGGACATATTGAAATGAGGAATAAAAGTGTGTTTATGATGGTCATTTAATAGCATTTATGATGCACAAGGTACTTGTTTTTTCATATTAATGTTAGGGACAGTACTACAAACAATGGTCCAAACTGACATATTGAGATGAGGAATAGCTTGTGATAGTAATTTACCATGGCTGTAGTGGCAGCACCAAAAAGGGCAATGAGAGAGAGGACAGAAACTTGACCTATAAATGTAGCCATTGCTTCAAAGACTAATACACCATACACATAGGGATGCTGCAAGGACAAGAAAAGTGTGATTCTATTGATAAGAAAAAgtgtagaaagaaaaaagaaagaaaaaaaaggagcTGTTTATTCCAAATTTACCTGTGAACATGAAGTCCATGCTTTGAATAATTCTCCTGTAAAAAGCATAGGTGGGATTAAGAAAGGTAATCCCACTACTGTAGAACAAAAGAGCATCTCCATCTGTGTTAACAACAAAAAAGTGTCACAATTTTAATGTAGGCCTtgttttggataaacaactttgTTAAATTTAGATGCTTTCGTTTAGCATAAGCACgtgtgcttatgtataagttatttctctaacaaaagataaaatgatgtgtgtttgtcttatatgttataacttgttttcataagttaacTTGTAACTTATAGAAATAAGacaaaacaacttataagtTTTTTCAAACGGTCTCACAAGTACTTTTATATCAGTAGATAAGATTGAaaaagtcaatccaaacagaacTTTATTCCCTAAACATGCATTTTATATCAAAATTTTCTAATGATGTAAACGATCGGAAATTTGGTATGGAAAAGCAAACAGATGAATAGGAAGTAATTGAAAATCACCTGTGTGGTATCAGGATTCATAGTAAAGATTGCTTCTTGAAGATTTCCAAGAAAAGAATCCATAACCAAAGCACCAGTTATCATAACAACACCAACAACACTGAAATTAGGTGATGTATGTGCATCTGCTAGCGTGAATAAGATCAATCCAACTACCAAGAGTACTGCAGATAGATATTCATGAATTGGATACTTCCTTCTCAGACCAGGAATAAAGGCACCCATTATCATCACTGGCAGAACCTATTGCATCAAAAAATTGTTCGATTATATTGGATTATTCAATGTTCACTTATGACTTAACAAGTGTCAAATAGTTTGAAATTTTCAATTATAAGTTTGCTAAATTCAATTATAAGTTGTGAAATAGTGGTTTTAGGATAACAGAATTTGGAGAAACGGATATTGTTTTGCGACATGCAATTTAGTATAAAGTGTTGTCAATTGCAGATTGTagaaaatagcagtttgttcaaattcctaTGCAACAATGATATAGCTGCTATTTCACAATATTTTGTGTTAAATAGCGTATCGTGGAACAAAACAGTATGTTCGATTCTTCTATGCAATCTATGCCACTATTTAACCACCATGTGTTAAACTGCAGATATAGTGGTGCTATAGTGtttatgaagcacggacacagacaccggacacgacGCGGTCAccgacacgtcgacaccgataataatttaagaatatgacataattcaatgtaatcataagtgtcagtgtcgtgtcagtgtccgacaccgacgcgtgtccgacaccgggacacgcctaatctaaggagtgtccgtgcttcacgGTGTAGCGGAATTTTAGAAAACTGCTTTTTCTGCAATCGGAGATTAACAATATTGTTCAAAAATTGACGTAAGCACAAAAAGTGAACCGTGTGATTCCATGtctttcaaattaatataaccGATTGAAAACAGTATCCTTCAAAAATGGGTAAAGTAAAGGTAGGTGCTTTCTTTTGTCTATGCACTATTGTGCTTTTTTAAGTTACCTTAGTGGATTTAAACATAATTTGTGCAGGGTAATTAAGAAAAGCCAAAGATCCCTTTGTTAGGCCATGTGAACCCATAAGTACAGCAGAAAGCTTCACATAAGTTTTCCATGGGTTCACCATTTGCTTGCTTGTGAAACCTTGGAGGTAAATCAGAAAGAGGTAAACAAATCCTTGAATAAATGTGAAGTACCAACCATAGCTGAAACaagaaaaccaaaataaaaaatcaatcatttttttttttggctttcaccaccagtttaatctggttccgGGGTCACTActggtatcaagtggtttcagccccctcccgataaAAAATCAATCATTTGTTTAAGTAGTTGAAAGCTAAAAACTAGTAACAAATTAAACAGTAACAGGTTATGAAATTCACCTGAAATGGAGCCTGTTATACACATATTCCTGAAAATCAAGCAAATGAGAAAACAATTAATACCAAATAACAGATTAATAACTTCACATTAATCCAGAATTCAATGTCCAACTAAAACAATCATTATTGGCTGGCCAGCCAGACTTTACTTGTCTACAGGCCGAATTCCGGATTAACAGAATCCTTCCCCTCGGAACCGAAGGGTTAAATCCAAAAAAATGAATTCATATCATCATATATATCAAACAAAATCTATTAAgattagaagaaaaaacaatgaaaaatttGAAGTATAAGTTTCATACAAGAAACCATGGAGATTATACAAACTATAGTTCTAATCCTGGAAAATTAACATTAAGCTACTGAGTATGAAAgaataaaaagggaaaaaatattgaagaaatttatcaaaatcaatcaaaacaaaattcaacTTAACCCCTTTctacacaaacaaacaaataaaaaaacacaaaaattgtgtttatttttttatttgtctataTTGAAGCACAAttcaattgaaaaaaattgtaaacaaCAAAGATTACATaaacaaaacagaaaagaattcaagaaaacaaaaaagacaACAGAACATGTATACCTCGCAGATACCATTAACAAGATATCCAAAGAAGAATCCAGATGAACAAATGAGGAATTGTTGCCATCTGGGTCTGTCAGAGAGTGAAATTCCAAACAAACTACGACCCTGTTCTTCCTTCATTACCATTCACTAACcccttatttttctttaaatttggAACC
This genomic interval from Trifolium pratense cultivar HEN17-A07 linkage group LG6, ARS_RC_1.1, whole genome shotgun sequence contains the following:
- the LOC123892428 gene encoding UDP-galactose/UDP-glucose transporter 2-like produces the protein MVMKEEQGRSLFGISLSDRPRWQQFLICSSGFFFGYLVNGICEEYVYNRLHFSYGWYFTFIQGFVYLFLIYLQGFTSKQMVNPWKTYVKLSAVLMGSHGLTKGSLAFLNYPAQIMFKSTKVLPVMIMGAFIPGLRRKYPIHEYLSAVLLVVGLILFTLADAHTSPNFSVVGVVMITGALVMDSFLGNLQEAIFTMNPDTTQMEMLFCSTVVGLPFLIPPMLFTGELFKAWTSCSQHPYVYGVLVFEAMATFIGQVSVLSLIALFGAATTAMITTARKAVTLLLSYLIFTKPLTEQHGSGLILIAMGITLKMLPENKPIITKRALNSSPKTNTAKSTTADEELGELQDSVGEDDERRPLV